ATGCTGTAGTAGTAATACCGGAGGAGTTTGAAGAGAAGGTAGTAAGCAAGGAAAAAGTCATTGAGGTTTACAGGGACGATAGAAAAGCTGAATCCATACAAATAGAACATCAGATTGAAAAATTTCTTCTATTTGCCAATGCTACCCATGAGGAAGGGAAATTTGATCTCAATGCTGTAAAATCGGCATTAAGCGAAAAGGTTAATGTTAACATGATAAGGGATGGCAGTAGGGGGATAGACAAAGGGACTAACGAGTGGTTTAGATATTATTTTAACTTTACCGCTTATGTAACCATAGCATGTTATATTTCTGTTATAGGGTTGGTGATGGCTGATTTCAATGAATATAATATTGAGAATAGAAGGAAAATCTCCTCAAAGCGGTTTTTAAGGTTTAATAAGGAATTATATTTAGGTCAATTATCATTGGCTGGTATTATTACATTCATATTTATACTAGGAAGCATTATTATAAAGGGAAAATATATAAGGGAAATAAACTTTAATATCTACCTTGTTAATACTATAGTTTTTTCCTTTTCCATTTTGTGTCTTACATTTTTAATAAACAACATTACCCGAAATAAATTTGTAATAAACTGCCTATCTGTAGTATTGTCTTTAGGTACCTCTTTCATATCAGGGGTAATGGTGCCTCAACAGTTTTTAGGAGATAAGGTTTTGACCTTAGCTAAGTTTTTTCCCACTTACTATTTTGTGAGGATAAATGATATGCAGACTAGCTCATTATTAGGTGTAAAAAATGATATATTCATGCAATTGCTATTTGGCCTAGCCTTTTTACTAGTGGGGCTATATTTATCTAAAACGGCTCAAGAAGTCTAATTATAGTTGAGTTTTATTTTTCCTATGCTTATAATAAAAGTGGAATTAAACTGATTAGAGGGTGAATATATGTCCCATGTAAAAACTAATGCCATGAGGATTTTAGATAGCAATAATATAAAATATAGCATAATTACTTATGATACTAAGGATAAAAATATAGATGGACTTTCTGTTGCCAAAAAAATAAATAGAAAACCGGAAGAGGTATTTAAAACATTGGTAACTCAAGGAAATACCGGCCAGTTATATGTATTTATAATTCCCGTAGCGGAAGAATTGAACTTGAAAAAGGCTGCAAGGGTTTCTGGAGAAAAGAAGCTTGATATGATTCCCGTTAAGGATATACCTAAATACACAGGTTATGTACGAGGAGGCTGTTCCCCTATAGGCATGAAAAAGGCATATCCAACCTTTATCCATGAGTCAGCTATGCAGCTAGACACTATAATTGTAAGTGGGGGTAAAATTGGAGTACAAATTGAGTTAAATCCAAGGGATTTGCAGCTAATAACTGGAGCAAAAATTCAAAAGTTCATAAAACTGCGTGAATAATCTTATAGACCAAAGTAAAAGTTTTAAGTAGCTTAACGAAAAAATTAAGCTACTTTATTTTTAATATCTAACAAAATGGGTATTTGAATATTAGATTATCCAAATACTATTAGTATAGCAGGAAGTAGAGAGGAGATATTGAAAGTGGACTATAATAAACAGATAAGGGAGATAGCAAGCTATTTTAAAGCCAATGAAAAATCTAAGGAAGATTTCAAAATAGGAATGGAGTTTGAACATTTTGTAATAGACAAAGAAAGCCTAGAGACCATTTCCTATTATGGAGAAAGTGGAGTAGAAGAGACACTTAAGGAGTTGGAGAAGCATGGGTGGAATGGGGAAGATGAAGGAGAGTACTTATTAAGTCTAAGGAATGGGAACAAGGTAATTACATTGGAGCCTGGGAGCCAACTGGAATTTAGCGTTAAACCTCAGAAGAATATTGAGGATTTAGAAAAGGAGTATATGGAGTTTCTTAACCAGATAATTCCCATTCTGGATAGGAAAAATCAGGGTTTAATAGCTATTGGGTATCATCCTGTAACTAGGATTGACCAAATAAAACTACTACCTAAAAAAAGATATGATTATATGTTTGAATACTTTAAGACTAAAGGAACCCATGCCCATAATATGATGAAGGGAACTGCTTCATTACAGGTAGCCATAGATTATAAATCTGAAAAGGACTATATTAAAAAGTTTAAGGTAGCCAATGCATTGTCTCCCGTACTTTATGCCATGTTTGATAATGGATATTATTTTGAAGGGAAAAGATGGGATAGGTTTGGATTAAGGGCCTATATTTGGGAAAATTGTGATAAGGATAGATCTGGAATAGTCAAAGGGACCTTCGATGAGGACTTTGGTTATAATAAATATGCTGAATACATCCTAAATGGTCCACCCATATTTATAGATGATGGGAAGAGGATGTATTATACGGGAAATAAACTGGTTAAGGAAATATTCGATCCCGACAATTATTCCATTGAAGAGTTGGAACATATTCTCACAATGTTCTTTCCAGATGTAAGGACCAAAAAATATATAGAAATACGAATGATGGATTCTGTACCTTATCCATTGAATTTTGCTGCACTTGCACTAATAAAGGGCATTTTTTATAATGAGAAAAACTTAGATGAAATCTATAAATATATAAAAGATATAAACATGGATGATGTGGTAAAGGCTAAAATGAGCATATTTGAAAAGGGTTTGGAAGGACAATTTAAGAATAGGTCCATATATGAAATGGGGAGTAAGATTATCAAGATGGCCAAAGATGGATTGGACTCAGACGAGAAGAAATATATTCTACCCTTGGAGAGCATGTTTAACGAAAGGAAGAATCCCTATAGGGTAATTGAAGAAAAGGAACAGCTAGGGAGAAAGGAATCAGTAAACTGGTGTATATTAAACCATTTAATAGGGGGAAATAGATATGGATGGACTAAGTGTAACTAAGGAATATATAGATATAATAAAAAGACATCCTGAAAAATATTATAAAGATTATTTAAGAACTGTAGAAGAAGTAGCAAAGTCTAATGCAAAGTACAAGGGGAAACCAATACCATTTTTGTATCAGCCTATGTTTTTTACCGAAGAGGATATTGAAAGATTTAAAAATTTAACGATGCTCATTACATCCATAACCAATAAAGTAACCAATAAGTACTTAGAATCACCCCAATATAGAAGGAAATTTAAGTATCCAAAATTGTTAGAAGAGCTTATATTGAATAACCCAGGTTATGATATAAATGTTCCTATAGGAAGATTTGACTTATTCTATGGAGGAGACGAGTTCAAATTTATAGAAATTAATACTGATGGCACCTCTGGTATGAATGAGGACA
This genomic window from Tepidimicrobium xylanilyticum contains:
- the ybaK gene encoding Cys-tRNA(Pro) deacylase, which encodes MSHVKTNAMRILDSNNIKYSIITYDTKDKNIDGLSVAKKINRKPEEVFKTLVTQGNTGQLYVFIIPVAEELNLKKAARVSGEKKLDMIPVKDIPKYTGYVRGGCSPIGMKKAYPTFIHESAMQLDTIIVSGGKIGVQIELNPRDLQLITGAKIQKFIKLRE
- a CDS encoding ABC transporter permease, with the protein product MTVYKYFIKMALRNKWLILSNTLLFFFFAIINTSGHIQEEMSFIETKLNIGIIDNSNSPLSNSLKDYLESKNNIIDVSPEEEIIREQIFLQIVDAVVVIPEEFEEKVVSKEKVIEVYRDDRKAESIQIEHQIEKFLLFANATHEEGKFDLNAVKSALSEKVNVNMIRDGSRGIDKGTNEWFRYYFNFTAYVTIACYISVIGLVMADFNEYNIENRRKISSKRFLRFNKELYLGQLSLAGIITFIFILGSIIIKGKYIREINFNIYLVNTIVFSFSILCLTFLINNITRNKFVINCLSVVLSLGTSFISGVMVPQQFLGDKVLTLAKFFPTYYFVRINDMQTSSLLGVKNDIFMQLLFGLAFLLVGLYLSKTAQEV
- a CDS encoding glutamate--cysteine ligase, with the translated sequence MDYNKQIREIASYFKANEKSKEDFKIGMEFEHFVIDKESLETISYYGESGVEETLKELEKHGWNGEDEGEYLLSLRNGNKVITLEPGSQLEFSVKPQKNIEDLEKEYMEFLNQIIPILDRKNQGLIAIGYHPVTRIDQIKLLPKKRYDYMFEYFKTKGTHAHNMMKGTASLQVAIDYKSEKDYIKKFKVANALSPVLYAMFDNGYYFEGKRWDRFGLRAYIWENCDKDRSGIVKGTFDEDFGYNKYAEYILNGPPIFIDDGKRMYYTGNKLVKEIFDPDNYSIEELEHILTMFFPDVRTKKYIEIRMMDSVPYPLNFAALALIKGIFYNEKNLDEIYKYIKDINMDDVVKAKMSIFEKGLEGQFKNRSIYEMGSKIIKMAKDGLDSDEKKYILPLESMFNERKNPYRVIEEKEQLGRKESVNWCILNHLIGGNRYGWTKCN